In the genome of Candidatus Methylomirabilota bacterium, the window AGCTTCCCGGTGCCTCCGAGGCGGCCGTGCGCGAGGAGCCGGGCGAGGTTGGTGAGGGTGCCGGGGCTGTCGCTGCCGTACCAGCCGAGGATCTCGCGAACGCGATTGGTCGTCATGGCTCACTGCCTCCGGTTGGTGTCGGTCACGGCCATGGGCGGGCGCTCACGGGTGCCGTCAGTCGGGTGGTGAGGCGCGCCGCGGCGGCGCGGTCCACGAGCCACACGGGCCCGCCCGCGTCGGGCCGGACCCCCTGAGCCGGCAGCCGCTCCGGGTCGGGGGGCTCTTCGAGGATCGCGCGCAGGGCCGGGGCTTTGTCGGCGCCGACGACGAGGAAGAGGACGCAGGCGGCGCGGTTGAGGATGGGGTAGGTCAGCGTGATGCGGTCGGCCACCGAGAGCGTCGGCACGCGCGTGGCTACGACCCAGCGGATGCGCTCGGCGAGGGCCGCGGTCCCGGGGAAGAGGGAGGCGGTGTGGCCGTCGGCGCCGATGCCGAGCATGACGAGGTCGAAGTCGGGCGGCGGCCCGCCGGGCCGGCCGCCGAGGACCCGGGCGATCTCGGTCTCGTAGGCGGCGGCGGCCGCCGCGGGATCGGGCGCCTCGCCGGTGATCCGGTGGACGCGCTCGGCCGGAATCGGCACCGCGTCGAGCAGTGTCTCCCTGGCCAGGCGGTAGTTGGACTCCGGGTGTTCCGGCGCCACGCACCGCTCGTCGCTCCAGAAGACCTCGGTCCGGCCCCAGGGCACCGCGGACCGGAGCGGCTCGCGGGCGAGCCGCCGGAAGGCCGGGCGAGGCGTCGCGCCGCCGGCCAGCGCCACGGCGAAGCGGCCACGGGCCGCCACCGCCTGGCGCGCGAGGTCCGCCACCCGCGCCGCCGCCTCACCGGCGACGGCCTCCGCGTCCTCCAGCACGATCACGGTGTCTTCTCGCGCCCTCGGCACCGAGGCAACAAAGCACCTTTTCGGGTGGGGGTCAAGGCGGCGAACCCTTCCTCGGCACGCCCGTATCGCTGATCACCGTGATTCCGGCGGCCAGCGATCGTCGGCGGCGAGGAAGGCGTCCCACAGTCGCTTCCATGCTCGCCAGTCGTGTCCGCCGGGAACAGTGAGCACGCGGGTGGCCGGGAGGATCTCGGCCAGCAGGCGACAGGCGGGCGCGAATCCGTCGTGCTCGCCGTATCCGAGGAACAGCCTCGGCAGCTCCGCGGTCGGCGCCTCGTAGCGCTTCAGCCAGCGCCACAGCTGCCGCTGGTGATCGCCCTCCGGGCTCTCCCCCGGCTGCCAGTGTCTCAGGCCGCCGGCCGCTTCGATCTCGCGAACGATCGCGCGGTCGCCCAGAAACGGCGCCAGGAGCACCATCCCGTCGAGCTCGCGGGAGTGCTCGCTCGCGTACAGGGAAGCGCCCAGCCCGCCCAGCGAGATCCCGACCAGCCAAACACTCGCGTAGCCGGCGGCGTGGGCGGGCGCGACCACGTCCTGGCGCAGTCGTTCGAGCACGGTTCGGCGCAGATAATACCCGAAGTGCGCGTCGACCACGATGAGGTCCGCTGGTGCCTCCGTTCGCATCACCGCCTCGATGAAGCCGTTGGACTCGTAGTCTTCCACCACATCCGCGATGCCGGGCAGGAGGATCATGAGCCGGCGCGTCGGCGCGCTCGCGCAGCGGTACTGACGGACCGCCAGCGGTGTCGGCGCCGGCAGCAGGGCGATCGTCTTCGGCACGCGCCGAGCCAGCGCGCTCAGGAGGTTCCGGCGAACCCGCTGGAGCCGGTGGACCCGTCGCCGAACCCATCCCGTCATCCGATGCCCTCAGCCGCTCCAGCGGACGCGAGTGTCCCGGACTTCGCGACTCAGGAGGCGCTCGAGGGCACCGAGCGGCACGGCCGGCGGCAGCGGGTGGCGCGAGCCAATCTTCTTCGGCAGATCGTGGTGATAGCGCACAAACGCGGCGAAGTCGCGCGGGAACGCGCGCTCGTCGACGCCGATGAAGACGCCGCGCCGTCGCGCGCGCCCGAGCAGGGCGCGCCACTGCTCGATCCGAACGAGTCCGACCGACTCGACCCCGTGCGAGAACAGCATCATGGCGATCTCGTCGAATGGCTCGGTCCGATCGAGGTAGGTGGCCAGGGCCTGCGCCGATGGCTCCTTGTTGAACACCATCCAGAACGGCACCGAGCCGGTCCGGAACGTCCAGTACGGCTCCAGGAGGATGAAGGACTCGACGAGCAGCCGACGCTCGTCCAGGCCGCGCTCCCGATACCACTGCCGGTAGAGGTCGGCCACCACGGGGCTGAAGTCCTCCGGTTGCTCGAAGAGGATGCGCACCACTCGCCAGCCCTGCTGGCGCGCCAGCCGTTCCACATCGTCCCGGAGGGCCGCCTCGAAGCCCCACTCGGCTTCCGGGCTCTCCCCGTCGGGTGTCGGCGCGTCCCACCGTGTGTGCCGCGACCGGTACCGGGCAAGGTACGCTTCGACCCGTGGGCTGCCCCGGTGGTACTCGTCGGCCGTGGCGCCGCCGAGCGCCCCGAATTGGAAGAGGTGCCGCTCGCCGAGCCGCGTCGTCGGCCAGCTGAGCCCGCACTCCACGATCAGGACCACGCCGCCGGGCTCGAGCGTCTCGCGCAGGAAGCGCTCGTAGGCGGCCCCGAGACGGAGTCGCTTGACACGGAAATAGGCCATCCGCTGAATCATGAGCCGGTCCTGGTTCGGGTCGTGCATGTGGTGGAGCTGCACGTCCGGATTCTGCTCCAGGAAGATCCGCGCGGGCTCCCGGGCCCATGCGAGATCGGCCTTCGGCTCGTCGGGATCGAGGCCAGCCCGCGCGACGGGCATCAAGAATGTCTGCGGCAGCCACGGCACGCCGAGCGCGGCGTAGAGGTGAACGGCGGCCCCGTTCGACGACCCGATCGCCACCGCCGGAAACCGCCGCTGCGGATAGAGCCCGACCATCCAGGCGGCGACATCCTCGGCTCGCGCCGCGCGAAGGCGCCGGGGGCCCACGGTTTCGGCCCACCCGCCCCAGATGT includes:
- a CDS encoding fructose-bisphosphate aldolase — encoded protein: MTTNRVREILGWYGSDSPGTLTNLARLLAHGRLGGTGKL
- the pgl gene encoding 6-phosphogluconolactonase, with protein sequence MIVLEDAEAVAGEAAARVADLARQAVAARGRFAVALAGGATPRPAFRRLAREPLRSAVPWGRTEVFWSDERCVAPEHPESNYRLARETLLDAVPIPAERVHRITGEAPDPAAAAAAYETEIARVLGGRPGGPPPDFDLVMLGIGADGHTASLFPGTAALAERIRWVVATRVPTLSVADRITLTYPILNRAACVLFLVVGADKAPALRAILEEPPDPERLPAQGVRPDAGGPVWLVDRAAAARLTTRLTAPVSARPWP
- a CDS encoding alpha/beta hydrolase: MTGWVRRRVHRLQRVRRNLLSALARRVPKTIALLPAPTPLAVRQYRCASAPTRRLMILLPGIADVVEDYESNGFIEAVMRTEAPADLIVVDAHFGYYLRRTVLERLRQDVVAPAHAAGYASVWLVGISLGGLGASLYASEHSRELDGMVLLAPFLGDRAIVREIEAAGGLRHWQPGESPEGDHQRQLWRWLKRYEAPTAELPRLFLGYGEHDGFAPACRLLAEILPATRVLTVPGGHDWRAWKRLWDAFLAADDRWPPESR